The following coding sequences are from one Perognathus longimembris pacificus isolate PPM17 chromosome 13, ASM2315922v1, whole genome shotgun sequence window:
- the LOC125362059 gene encoding LOW QUALITY PROTEIN: ras-related GTP-binding protein C-like (The sequence of the model RefSeq protein was modified relative to this genomic sequence to represent the inferred CDS: inserted 1 base in 1 codon), with protein sequence MSLQYGAEEPPLAGSYGVADSFPKDFGYGVEEEEEEAAAXGAGAGGGCGPGGAESSKPRILLMGLRRSGKSSIQKVVFHKMSPNETLFLESTNKIYKDDISNSSFVNFQIWDFPGQMDFFDPTFDYEMIFRGTGALIYVIDAQDDYMEALTRLHITVSKAYKVNPDMNFEVFIHKVDGLSDDHKIETQRDIHQRANDDLADAGLEKLHLSFYLTSIYDHSIFEAFSKVVQKLIPQLPTLENLLNIFISNSGIEKAFLFDVVSKIYIATDSSPVDMQSYELCCDMIDVVIDVSCIYGLKEDGSGSAYDKESMAIIKLNNTTVLYLKEVTKFLALVCILREESFERKGLIDYNFHCFRKAIHEVFEVGVTSHRSCVHQSSVPSLKALAHNGTPRNAI encoded by the exons ATGTCCCTGCAGTACGGGGCAGAAGAGCCGCCCCTCGCCGGCAGTTACGGCGTGGCGGATTCGTTCCCTAAGGACTTCGGCTACGGggtggaagaagaggaagaggaggcggcgg gcggggcgggggctggcggTGGCTGTGGCCCGGGGGGCGCTGAGAGCTCCAAGCCGAGAATTCTGCTCATGGGGCTGAGACGCAGCGGCAAGTCCTCCATCCAGAAGGTGGTGTTTCATAAGATGTCACCCAATGAGACTCTCTTCTTGGAAAGTACCAACAAGATTTATAAAGACGACATTTCCAATAGTTCCTTTGTGAATTTCCAGATTTGGGATTTTCCTGGGCAAATGGACTTTTTTGACCCAACTTTTGATTATGAAATGATCTTCAGGGGAACAGGAGCATTAATATATGTCATTGATGCACAGGATGACTACATGGAAGCTTTAACAAGACTTCACATTACTGTTTCAAAAGCCTACAAAGTTAACCCAGATATGAATTTTGAGGTTTTTATTCACAAAGTTGATGGTCTGTCTGATgaccacaaaatagaaacacagaGGGACATTCATCAAAGGGCCAATGATGACCTTGCTGATGCTGGGCTAGAAAAACTTcaccttagtttttatttgactaGTATCTATGACCACTCAATATTTGAAGCCTTCAGCAAGGTGGTGCAAAAGCTCATTCCACAACTGCCAACCTTGGAAAACCTATTAAATATCTTCATATCAAATTCAGGTATTGAAAAAGCCTTTCTCTTTGATGTTGTCAGCAAAATCTACATCGCAACCGACAGTTCTCCTGTGGATATGCAGTCTTATGAACTTTGCTGTGACATGATTGATGTTGTAATtgatgtgtcttgtatatacgggCTAAAGGAAGATGGAAGTGGAAGTGCTTATGACAAGGAATCCATGGCAATTATCAAGCTGAATAATACAACTGTCCTTTATTTAAAGGAGGTGACTAAATTTTTGGCACTGGTCTGCATTCTTAGGGAAGAGAGCTTTGAACGAAAAGGTTTGATAGATTACAACTTCCACTGCTTCCGAAAAGCTATTCATGAGGTTTTTGAAGTGGGTGTGACTTCTCACAGGAGCTGTGTTCACCAGAGCAGTGTCCCCAGCCTGAAAGCATTGGCACACAATGGCACGCCACGGAATGCCATCTAG